ttcactccagcctgcatctccagctttttcactagcctcttgtgtggcactgtatcaaaggctttctggcaatccagaaatatgcagtctgcccatccctctctgtGTGAGAGGAGCACTGATAAATGGCTATTACCGGTGGATcttcaggaaggggggggggggcagtgtgtgtcccccccccccccaccttcaagATAGCACTACTACCCCTGTAAGGAGATATCAGTTTTTGCACACTTGAGTCAACTATGCATcttcagttctctaatattatTATTCTAATCTCTCATCTTCATACTTATGAGATATGAtatgtgatatatacaagagttgttacatggttgtacagccactagtacgcgtagcgtttcaggcaggtccctggaatacgatccccgccgcgaagaatcagcagttacaaccaagtacacattttactgttgagttaaacagaggctacagttaaggatttgcgcccagtcaatcctccccggccaggatacgaacccatgacatagcgctcgcggaacgccaggcgagtgtctaagTCATGAGACTTGAGTTATGACTTGATTTCATCTCTACCAGGTTGCatcctgctctcgcacaagacagcgcatatatgacttattgcttagtcACTATATAGCttacaaataaatacatatgtgacatattccaagccatatttttttttaaatgcactaactttttctctcagttttattaaacaatagagattttatacaaaaattgacaatatcctgagttactttacaatttatttaaatattttagcttTGTCCCTCCTCTGTGCTTACTTATCTCTTCCCACTCTATACTTACATTTGGTTTTCACTTAAAAaacttatatattttttaacattATGCCCGAACTAGTTTGATACATGGACGAATCATCTTGGGTTTTCGCTCGTTCATAAAATGGAACCTCCTACCTGCCATCCGTTGGACGATCCTTTTGTCATTTTTTCCTATTTTTGTTGTTATTTATTTCTCGACACTTTGTTGAGCTGTGCAACATCCTGTGGAACATAtaaacatgaacaaatccacaaggaccgtgatgagggttcgaacctatgtccgggatgatcccagacgcgccttagacgACTGCgaatgacatggtcaaaagaattgcaacccggAGTGCCCTCACGAGGATCCCGCAGCTTCTCCCAACCACAAACCGTTCATGTGATGTTCATTTTGATATATACAAatgtgatacatcacgctattgtgacttgTGTGTacttacacagaaatcacaatagtgattGTGATTTTACTCCCTTTGTTTATGTCATAAATTGATGTACGATATTTATGACCAGAGCGACGCGCGTGGGCGTAAATTTCCCTACTagtgtgggggagtgggggggtgtgggggtgggggtgtgggggggtggagagtgtgggggtgggagggtgtgggggagagtggggggtgtggggctggagagagtgtgtggggggtggagaaggaaaggaaggaaactatcaggggtaAAGTGCCAAGCCttgacgactatgtagcactgggaagggatcaggataaggatttgggatgggatggggataaggaatggtacccaaccacttggacggtcggggattgaacgctgacctgcatgaagctagactgtcgctctaccgtccagcccaagtggttggacattggggggtggagagagagagtgggagtgtgggggtggagagagagagtgtgggagagagtggagggtgtgggggtggagagtgggggggtgtgggggagagagtggggggtagagagagagagtgggagtgtgggggtggagagagagagtgggagtgtgggggtggagagagagagagtgggggtgcTCACCCATAAGAGGATGTAGGCGCGCATGAGATAAGACGGCAGGTTGAGGACGATGAAGACTGTGGAGATGACCAGCAGCATCTTGGTGACCTTGTTCTGTGACCTGACCCTCGGCCGGTGACCTCCCCGCCCCTGGCCACCCgccgcctcctgctgctgctgctgcggcccgCCTGGCCCGCCGCTGCCGCTGTGGGAGTGGGCCAGCGTCATGGAGTGCCGCAGCCGCTGGACGTGCCAGACGCAGCGGGCGATCCTGACGTTGAGGCTGACGATGATGAGCAGCGGGAGGAGGAGTGTGAGCAGCGTGTCCAGGTGGTTCATGATGGCCGCCAGCCGCATGTAGGCGGGCCGCACCTTGCAGATGGTGCGGCCCGCCGTGGGGTGGAGGCCCGGGGCTGCGGCCACCAGCAAGTAGGAGTACAGCATCAGAGCCACAGCAGTCAGCAGGAAGATAACGAGCCGCGCGCGCCGCACCGTGCAGACAGCTGCCCTCAGCAGCGGGTAGCAGACAGCGATGAAGCGCTCGACGGTGAAGGCGACGACCAGCCACACACTAAGGAAGGTGGTGACGTAGGTGGCATAAACTAGTGCCTGGCACCAGCCGGGCTGGTTGACCAGGTCGCGCCACACCCgcgacacccacaccaccagcagtgtGGCCAGGAACACCGTGTCTGACGCCGCCAGGGCCGCCAGGTAGCAGCTGCTGCTCAGTGACCGCAGCTTCCTGCTGtggaacaccaccacactcactatgTTGCCTGCGctgcccactaccaccaacaccggtGTCACCCACACCTGGATGTGGTCTATGGTGTGCTGCTCCGCCTGCTGCTCCAGGCtcctcatgctgctgctgctgttgttgtcgctccagctgctgctgctgttgtcgctccagctgctgctgttgtcaCCCCAgctgccattgtcaccccaggtgGCGTTGTCACCCCAGGTGGGGTACACGCTCCCAGGCCACGGGGTCAAGCCTGACCCCTCCCTTTGGCCCATATTGCCAGTCACGTCAcgacactgtcacccacgccaccgTCGGCGTCAcgacactgtcacccacgccaccgTCGGCGTCAcgacactgtcacccacgccaccgTCGGCGTCACGACACTGTCACCCATCTCTCACCCGTAACCAcgtgaccacaacagccaaactaCGTGAATGAGCAGCATGTAACCCTCTCTGGAGCCTACATAACTACCGCCATAAAGGGATTCGAACCCACTCCAAACTTGGATCATTCATCTCTCGTGTCCTAATGAGTTTGAGTGAGTTTGGTTCATTAATTATGATACAGTGGACACacttgctgtctgtctgtcttatgGAGGAGACACGACTCCAAGTCGTCAGCGCTTACTAGAAGAGTTTTCGATCGTTTTGGGGCGGGCAGATGGCGCTGGggtggcggggcggggcggggcggtgcTGGCGGTGGCGGGGCGGTGCTGGAACTCCGGCAGTAGAGGCGCCACTTCCATGTGAAGCGAGGGGACAACACATACTGAACGTCCTCTGCTCTCCTACTCTCTCCTCCACccacctcattctctctctctctctccacccacctctctctctctcctccacccaTCTCTCCCCCGTCCCTCTCTCACTATGGGATCATGTCCCCAACTCCCTAAAGTCAAAGATCTAACTATTAAGACAAGAGCCAACTGTcctcttccctgtgtcgtggactgtgtgtgttgtgttccctcaGTGCAGCTCTATTGGACTTCCCTAATAGAGCGCCTCAGTGCAGCTCTATTGGACCTGTTGGACCGCCCTAATAGAGCCCCTCAGTGCAGCTCTATTGGACCTGTTGGACCGCCCTAATAGATCCCCTCAGTGCAGCTCTATTGGACCTGTTGGACCGCCCTAATAGAGCCCCTCAGTGCAGCTCTATTGGACCTGTTGGACCTCCCTAATAGAGCCCCTCAGTGCAGCTCTATTGGACCTGTTGGACCGCCCTAATAGAGCCCCTCAGTGCAGCTCTATTAGGAAGGACCAACATTATCCGGAGCTGTTTGGTAATACTGAAAATATCTATAATGCAGCTAACACTGTACATACTGTTATAAATTATTTTAGCATATTTTAATTTTGGTatcttgctatatatatatatatatatatatatatgtcgtatctagtagccagaacgcacttctcggcctactatgcaaggcccgatttgcctaataagccaagttttcctgaatttatatattttctctaatttttttcttatgaaatgataaagctacccatttcattatgtatgaggtgaatttttttttattcgagttaaaattaacgtagatatatgaccgaacctaaccaaccctacctaacctaacctaacctatctttatacgttaggttaggttaggtagccgaaaaagttaggttaggtagccgaaaaacaattaattcatgacaacttggcttattaggcaaatcaggccttgaatagtaggctgagaagtgcgttctggctactaggtacgacatataatatatatatatatatatatatatatatatatatatatatatatatatatatatatatatatatatataatattggggatagcggatggtaatcttgggcatagcattttatcaaatcacctcattctttggggcacacgtgaggaacacaaatgcgaacaagcctgaatggtccccaggactatgtgcgactgaaaactcacaccccagaagtgactcgaacccatactcccaggagcaacacaactggtatctacaggacgccttaatccgcttgaccatcacgaccaaagaatgaagtgatttgataaaatgctatgcccaagattaccatccgagtgccggcgggaattggttcaaatagcttcggctatcacttccttatgtccggtcgttagAAAAGTGGATCCATTTTCCCCTAGATGATCTTACCAAACTCTCCGTCCTAATGTTTGTAAATAATGTAGACCCGATACTCAGTCTTGCTTTTGCTAAGACTTATTTTTGTTAAGACTTAGTCATCTTGATGGAGCAGAGAGCAGGTAATGGAGTGGGCAGTGTTCTGTTAGTCTGGCTCACTCAGTGGGGCCGTCTAATTACTTAAAGCTACTCACGGCTTACTAGTATTACTTAAGTCATGCCGAAATATGATTTATTTACTCACTTTTAttagccactcacaggatgagtgtatatatggtccaccaccactcacaggatgggtatatggtccaccaccacccacaggatgggtatatggtccaccaccacccacaggatgggtatatggtccaccaccactcataagGATGAGTatatatggtccaccaccacccacaggatgggtatatgtggtccaccaccacccacaggatgggtatatggtccaccaccacccacaggatgggtatatggtccaccaccactcacaggatgagtgtttatatggtccaccaccacccacaggatgggtatatggtccaccaccacccacaggatgggtatatggtccaccaccactcacaggatgggtatatggtccaccaccactcataagGATGAGTatatatggtccaccaccacccacaggatgggtatatgtggtccaccaccactcacaggatgggtatatatggtccaccaccactcacaggatgggtatatatggtccaccaccacccacaggatgggtatatgtggtccaccaccacccacaggatgggtatatgtggtccaccaccacccacaggatgggtatatgtggtccaccaccacccacaggatgggtatatgtggtccaccaccacccacaggatgggtatatgtggtccaccaccactcacaggatgggtatatggtccaccaccacccacaggatgggtatatatggtccaccaccactcacaggatgggtatatatggtccaccaccacccacaggatgggtatatatggtccaccaccacccacaggatgggtatatatggtccaccaccacccacaggatgggtatatatggtccaccaccacccacaggatgggtatatggtccaccaccacccacaggatgggtatatatggtccaccaccacccacaggatgggtatatatggtccaccaccacccacaggatgggtatatatggtccaccaccacccacaggatgggtatatggtccaccaccacccacagtatgggtatatatggtccaccaccacccacaggatgggtatatatggtccaccaccacccacaggatgggtatatatggtccaccaccactcacaggatgggtatatggtccaccaccacccacaggatgggtatatatggtccaccaccacccacaggatgggtatatatggtccaccaccacccacaggatgggtatatatggtccaccaccacccacaggatgggtatatatggtccaccaccacccacaggatgggtatatatggtccaccaccactcacaggatgggtatatggtccaccaccacccacaggatgggtatatatggtccaccaccacccacaggatgggtatatatggtccaccaccactcacaggatgggtatatatggtccaccaccacccacaggatgggtatatatggtccaccaccacccacaggatgggtatatatggtccaccacaacccacaggatgggtatatatggtccaccaccactcacaggatgggtatatggtccaccaccacccacaggatgggtatatggtccaccaccacccacaggatgggtatatatggtccaccaccacccacaggatgggtatatggtccaccaccacccacaggatgggtatatatggtccaccaccacccacaggatgggtatatatggtccaccaccacccacaggatgggtatatatggtccaccacaacccacaggatgggtatatatggtccaccaccactcacaggatgggtatatggtccaccaccacccacaggatgggtatatggtccaccaccacccacaggatgggtatatggtccaccaccactcacaggatgggtatatatggtccaccaccactcacaggatgggtatatggtccagcaccacccacaggatgggtatatggtccaccaccactcacaggatgggtatatggtccaccaccacccacaggatgggtatatatggtccaccaccacccacaggatgggtatatggtccaccaccacccacaggatgggtatatatggtccaccaccacccacaggatgggtatatatggtccaccaccacccacaggatgggtatatatggtccaccaccactcacaggatgggtatatatggtccaccaccacccacaggatgggtatatatggtccaccaccactcacaggatgggtatatatggtccaccaccacccacaggatgggtatatatggtccaccaccacccacaggatgggtatatggtccaccaccacccacaggatgggtatatatggtccaccaccacccacaggatgggtatatggtccaccaccacccacaggatgggtatatatggtccaccaccactcacaggatgggtatatatggtccaccaccacccacaggatgggtatatatggtccaccaccacccacaggatgggtatatggtccaccaccacccacaggatgggtatatatggtccaccaccacccacaggatgggtatatatggtccaccaccactcacaggatgggtatatatggtccaccaccacccacaggatgggtatatatggtccaccaccactcacaggatgggtatatatggtccaccaccactcacaggatgggtatatatggtccaccaccacccacaggatgggtatatggtccaccaccacccacaggatgggtatatatggtccaccaccactcacaggatgggtatatatggtccaccaccacccacaggatgggtatatggtccaccaccacccacaggatgggtatatatggtccaccaccactcacaggatgggtatatatggtccaccaccactcacaggatgggtatatatggtccaccaccacccactggatgggtatatggtccaccaccacccacaggatgggtatatggtccaccaccacccacaggatgggtatatggtccaccaccacccacaggatgggtatatatggtccaccaccactcacaggatgggtatatatggtccaccaccacccacaggatgggtatatggtccaccaccacccacaggatgggtatatatggtccaccaccactcacagaatgggtatatatggtccaccaccacccactggatgggtatatggtccaccaccacccacaggatgggtatatggtccaccaccacccacaggatgggtatatggtccaccaccacccacaggatgggtatatatggtccaccaccacccacaggatgggtatatggtccaccaccacccacaggatgggtatatatggtccaccaccactcacaggatgggtatatatggtccaccaccacccactggatgggtatatggtccaccaccacccacaggatgggtatatggtccaccaccacccacaggatgggtatatatggtccaccaccactcacaggatgggtatatatggtccaccaccacccacaggatgggtatatggtccaccaccacccacaggatgggtatatatggtccaccaccactcacaggatgggtatatatggtccaccaccacccactggatgggtatatggtccaccaccacccacaggatgggtatatggtccaccaccacccacaggatgggtatatggtccaccaccacccacaggatgggtatatatggtccaccaccacccacaggatgggtatatatggtccaccaccacccacaggatgggtatatatggtccaccaccacccacaggatgggtatatggtccaccaccactcacaggatgggtatatggtccaccaccacccacaggatgggtatatggtccaccaccacccacaggatgggtatatggtccaccaccactcacaggatgggtatatggtccaccaccacccacaggatgggtatatggtccaccaccacccacaggatgggtatatggtccaccaccactcacaggatgggtatatggtccaccaccacccacaggatgggtatatggtccaccaccactcacaggatgggtatatatggtccaccaccacccacaggatgggtatatatggtccaccaccacccacaggatgggtatatggtccaccaccacccacaggatgggtatatggtcccccaccacccacaggatgggtatatggtccaccaccacccacaggatgggtatatggtccaccaccacccacaggatgggtatatggtccaccaccacccacaggatgggtatatggtccaccaccacccacaggatgggtatatggtccaccaccacccacaggatgggtatatggtccaccaccacccacaggatgggtatatggtccaccacca
This window of the Procambarus clarkii isolate CNS0578487 chromosome 46, FALCON_Pclarkii_2.0, whole genome shotgun sequence genome carries:
- the LOC138350542 gene encoding kappa-type opioid receptor-like, producing MGQREGSGLTPWPGSVYPTWGDNATWGDNGSWGDNSSSWSDNSSSSWSDNNSSSSMRSLEQQAEQHTIDHIQVWVTPVLVVVGSAGNIVSVVVFHSRKLRSLSSSCYLAALAASDTVFLATLLVVWVSRVWRDLVNQPGWCQALVYATYVTTFLSVWLVVAFTVERFIAVCYPLLRAAVCTVRRARLVIFLLTAVALMLYSYLLVAAAPGLHPTAGRTICKVRPAYMRLAAIMNHLDTLLTLLLPLLIIVSLNVRIARCVWHVQRLRHSMTLAHSHSGSGGPGGPQQQQQEAAGGQGRGGHRPRVRSQNKVTKMLLVISTVFIVLNLPSYLMRAYILLWCGDSCDESATFYTLQQTFTLLFYTNFAINFLLYCVTGQNFRRAVKTLCFESRRCRRRRPGAAHGRDSIHFPPTAHNPTGDMTQYCVTPVSGDMTQYCVTPVSGDMTQYCVTPVSGDMTQYCVTPVSGDMTQYCVTPVSGDMTQYCVTPVSGNMTQYCVTPVSGDMTQYCVTPVSGDMTQYCVTPVSGDMTQYCVTPVSGDMTQYCVTPVSGDMTQYCVTPVSGDMTQYCVTPVSGDMTQSTVIPVSCLVMEST